One window from the genome of Pseudomonas fluorescens encodes:
- a CDS encoding xanthine dehydrogenase family protein molybdopterin-binding subunit, translating into MTSFQPATESQTGHIGARQTRVEDAALLRGLGCYADDAAIPPGTLHAAIIRSPHAHARITSVDFSSALLMKGVHGVLVGEDVKRWALPFPVGVRQPMEHWCVAVDKVRYVGEPVAVVIAESRYLAEDAIEGVRVEYEPLPPIIDPERATAEQAPILHEAVGSNVVNERRFRYGEPEQAFEQAPHKVSLKVKFPRSSCTPIECYVVLAQYERATGIYDVLANFQGPYALHTVMARALNVPGNRLRLRTPKDSGGSFGIKQGVFPYVVMMGLASRKVGAPVKWVEDRLEHLQGASSATNRVTEIEAAVEADGRITALRYDQIDDCGAYLRAPEPATFYRMHGNLTGAYAIRNLQVRNRVVLTNKTPSGLNRGFGGPQVYFALERLMQHIAVQLKLDPLDVIRRNLVPADAFPYRAAAGALLDSGNYQAGIALAAADGGLDELLKRRDQARAEGRIYGIGYAAVIEPSISNMGYITTAMTPEERRKAGPKNGAVATATINVGPLGDVSVHVSSAPQGQGHQTTVAQVVAEVLGVALESIVVNVELDTQKDAWSIASGNYSSRFAGAVAGAVYKAALKIRDRLAAIAAEQLQASPEDIRFAGGKIFVVNGGAVAPFHRIAGATHWSPGLLPEGESGGLRETAFWSPPQLVAPDDQDQVNSSLCYGFVFDICGLEIDRMTGEIHIDRYVTCHDAGRLLNPALVDGQIRGGFTQGLGAALMEEFAYGEDGSFLSGTFADYLVPTAPEAIEPVILHMETPSPFTPLGAKGVGEGNNMSTPVCIANAVADALGRSDIRLPLTPSKVRTLIGIDEPPRPAGMEPDEDLDAAPAGGPALRANDSVVIPASPQQVFDTLLDPQTLAAIIPGCHDLVLEGENRYRADVTVGVGMIRARFEAKVALSDLDPPHSLRLSGSGSSSMGSAQGQAKVRFVELENGHTRLEYQYQVAVSGKVAAVGGRMLQGASKVIIGQIFTRLSQRVSGQAISTSWWARLRASLGAMFGKGGAQ; encoded by the coding sequence ATGACTAGTTTCCAGCCTGCTACCGAAAGCCAGACCGGCCACATCGGCGCCCGTCAGACCCGTGTCGAGGACGCCGCATTGTTGCGCGGCCTCGGCTGTTATGCCGATGACGCTGCGATCCCTCCGGGAACGCTACACGCGGCGATCATCCGTTCACCCCACGCTCATGCACGGATCACCTCGGTGGACTTTTCCAGTGCGCTGCTGATGAAAGGCGTGCACGGCGTGCTGGTCGGCGAAGACGTCAAACGCTGGGCGCTGCCGTTCCCGGTGGGTGTGCGGCAGCCGATGGAGCACTGGTGCGTCGCCGTTGACAAGGTACGTTACGTCGGAGAGCCGGTGGCCGTAGTGATCGCTGAGAGCCGCTATCTGGCCGAGGACGCGATCGAAGGTGTGCGCGTTGAATACGAGCCGCTGCCACCGATCATCGATCCCGAACGGGCCACCGCCGAACAGGCGCCGATCCTGCACGAAGCGGTCGGCAGCAACGTGGTCAACGAACGGCGCTTTCGTTATGGCGAGCCGGAGCAGGCCTTCGAGCAGGCGCCGCACAAGGTCTCGCTCAAAGTGAAGTTTCCGCGCAGTTCCTGCACGCCCATTGAATGCTACGTGGTGCTGGCTCAGTACGAGCGCGCCACCGGCATTTATGACGTGCTGGCCAATTTCCAGGGCCCCTATGCGTTGCACACGGTCATGGCCAGGGCACTGAATGTGCCCGGCAACCGCCTGCGTTTGCGCACACCGAAAGATTCCGGCGGCAGCTTTGGCATCAAGCAAGGGGTTTTCCCTTACGTGGTGATGATGGGCCTGGCGTCACGCAAGGTCGGTGCACCGGTGAAGTGGGTCGAGGACCGTCTGGAACATCTTCAGGGGGCTTCTTCGGCGACCAATCGGGTGACCGAAATTGAAGCGGCGGTAGAAGCGGATGGCCGCATCACCGCTTTGCGATATGACCAGATCGACGATTGTGGTGCCTACCTGAGAGCGCCTGAACCGGCGACTTTCTACCGGATGCACGGCAACCTGACGGGCGCCTACGCGATCCGCAATTTGCAAGTGCGCAACCGAGTGGTGCTGACCAACAAAACCCCTTCCGGCCTGAACCGTGGTTTTGGTGGCCCACAGGTGTATTTCGCCCTTGAGCGTCTGATGCAACACATCGCCGTGCAGTTGAAGCTTGATCCGTTGGACGTGATCCGCCGCAACCTGGTGCCGGCCGATGCCTTCCCTTATCGCGCGGCCGCCGGTGCGTTGCTCGATTCCGGCAATTACCAGGCAGGCATTGCCTTGGCGGCGGCTGACGGTGGACTCGACGAGTTGCTCAAACGTCGTGATCAGGCGCGTGCCGAAGGCCGGATCTACGGCATCGGTTATGCCGCCGTCATCGAGCCTTCGATTTCCAACATGGGATACATCACCACCGCGATGACACCCGAAGAGCGGCGCAAGGCCGGTCCGAAAAACGGCGCTGTCGCCACCGCCACCATCAACGTCGGCCCATTGGGTGACGTCAGTGTGCACGTGTCCTCGGCACCCCAAGGGCAGGGCCATCAAACCACCGTCGCTCAGGTCGTCGCCGAAGTGCTTGGGGTTGCGCTGGAATCCATCGTGGTCAACGTCGAGCTGGATACCCAGAAGGACGCTTGGTCGATTGCCTCGGGCAACTATTCCAGCCGCTTCGCCGGCGCTGTGGCCGGTGCCGTCTACAAGGCGGCGCTGAAGATCCGCGATCGCCTCGCCGCGATTGCCGCCGAGCAATTGCAGGCCAGCCCCGAAGATATTCGTTTCGCGGGCGGCAAGATTTTTGTGGTCAATGGCGGGGCGGTCGCGCCATTCCATCGGATAGCCGGTGCGACCCACTGGTCGCCGGGCCTGCTGCCGGAAGGTGAAAGTGGCGGTCTGCGCGAAACCGCGTTCTGGAGCCCGCCGCAATTGGTGGCCCCGGACGACCAGGATCAGGTCAACAGCTCGCTGTGCTACGGCTTTGTCTTCGACATCTGTGGTCTGGAAATCGACCGCATGACCGGCGAGATCCACATCGATCGCTACGTCACCTGCCATGACGCCGGCCGCCTGCTCAATCCGGCGCTGGTCGATGGCCAGATTCGTGGTGGCTTCACCCAAGGACTCGGCGCGGCGCTGATGGAAGAGTTTGCCTATGGCGAGGACGGCAGCTTTCTTTCCGGGACCTTCGCCGATTATCTGGTGCCCACCGCACCGGAAGCGATCGAACCGGTGATCCTGCACATGGAAACGCCATCGCCATTCACCCCGCTGGGCGCCAAGGGTGTGGGCGAGGGCAACAATATGAGCACGCCGGTGTGCATCGCCAACGCGGTGGCCGACGCCCTCGGTCGCTCGGACATCCGTCTGCCGCTGACACCATCGAAAGTACGCACGCTGATCGGGATCGACGAGCCGCCACGGCCCGCCGGTATGGAGCCCGATGAAGACCTGGACGCAGCACCTGCCGGTGGACCGGCACTGCGGGCCAACGACTCGGTGGTGATTCCTGCCTCGCCGCAACAGGTGTTCGATACCTTGCTCGACCCGCAGACGCTGGCAGCGATCATTCCCGGTTGCCACGACCTCGTGCTTGAAGGCGAAAACCGTTACCGCGCAGACGTCACCGTCGGCGTCGGCATGATCCGTGCGCGCTTCGAGGCCAAGGTTGCCCTGAGTGATCTGGACCCGCCGCATTCATTGCGTCTGTCCGGTTCCGGCAGCAGCTCCATGGGCTCGGCCCAGGGCCAGGCCAAGGTGCGTTTCGTCGAACTGGAAAATGGCCACACACGTCTGGAATACCAATACCAGGTGGCGGTCAGCGGCAAAGTCGCCGCGGTCGGCGGCCGAATGTTGCAAGGGGCCTCGAAAGTGATCATCGGACAAATCTTTACTCGCCTGTCGCAACGGGTCAGCGGCCAAGCCATCTCCACCAGCTGGTGGGCGCGATTGCGGGCCTCGCTTGGCGCAATGTTTGGCAAGGGAGGTGCGCAATGA
- a CDS encoding putative bifunctional diguanylate cyclase/phosphodiesterase: MNTRPSFHSKTFPESQRDILGMIATDHHLGDILCAICQMHDAQAPETFCSILLTDAEGKRLLSGAAPSLPVEYSDAIHGMAIGPHEGTCGIAAFRRELVVTEDIARDPNWERFRGLALGHNLRSCWSVPLLSHLGGVLGTFALYQNRTNAPDEAQIQRLACAAQLAVIAIRHERDGQRLEESEQRFRSLFTYNPNPVFALDLAGNIQSVNPAGLKLKPHTASDFIGHHFSHLVLEEDLERVSQHFSAARAGEPQRFEARVLDESQKLLTMDISNLPIMVNGEIVGVFGIARDISEQKHFERQLSFNASHDRLTGLLNRVSLEDRLVLDCHISRRRKRRLAVMCIDLDGFKSINDSIGHYFGDQVLIEVAQRMPRQVRPGDTIVRMGGDEFIVLLPDLLRDEDVVPVVERLMASIARPYCIQGIDLHVSASIGITLSDGHIEQPMQLIQQADMAMYKAKQQGRNNFQWYTSDLYQRVCEHASLRNDLQKAIETQSLQLHYQPQIDARTGRVVGIEALLRWEHPEKGFISPAVFVPVAEDSGQIIPLSLWVLDTACAQLRQLGEQGITGISMAVNISPMHFQRGHFVQYVQATLEKHGLCGEQLELEITESLLLHNAEQAIDTLHRLKALGVCIALDDFGTGFSSLSYLKRLPIDKIKIDRSFIQEIATDHHDAAITQGIISMAHHLSLTVVAEGVETASQVDFLKGSRCDVFQGYYFAKPMPYADIEAFLSHPASHP; the protein is encoded by the coding sequence ATGAATACTCGTCCGAGCTTTCACAGCAAGACCTTCCCCGAGTCGCAACGTGACATTCTCGGCATGATCGCGACCGACCATCATCTGGGCGACATACTCTGCGCCATCTGTCAGATGCACGACGCACAGGCCCCCGAAACCTTCTGCTCTATCCTGCTCACTGATGCCGAGGGCAAACGCTTGCTGAGCGGCGCGGCGCCCAGCCTGCCGGTCGAATACAGTGACGCGATTCATGGAATGGCCATTGGTCCACACGAAGGAACCTGCGGCATCGCAGCGTTCCGGCGCGAGCTTGTGGTGACCGAAGACATCGCCCGAGATCCAAACTGGGAGCGTTTTCGCGGCCTGGCGCTGGGGCATAACCTGCGTTCCTGCTGGTCGGTGCCTTTGCTCTCCCATCTGGGAGGCGTGTTGGGTACATTTGCCCTGTACCAGAACCGCACGAATGCGCCGGATGAGGCGCAGATTCAACGACTGGCCTGCGCGGCCCAGCTGGCAGTCATTGCGATCCGTCATGAGCGTGACGGCCAACGTCTGGAGGAAAGCGAACAACGTTTTCGTTCTTTGTTCACCTACAACCCCAACCCGGTATTCGCCCTCGATCTGGCCGGCAACATCCAGAGTGTGAATCCGGCGGGCCTGAAGCTGAAACCGCACACCGCGAGCGATTTCATTGGTCATCACTTCTCCCATCTGGTACTCGAAGAAGACTTGGAACGGGTCAGTCAGCATTTTTCCGCAGCCCGCGCCGGAGAACCTCAGCGTTTCGAGGCGCGGGTTCTCGACGAGAGTCAAAAACTGCTGACCATGGACATCTCTAACCTGCCGATCATGGTCAACGGAGAAATCGTCGGGGTATTTGGCATTGCCCGGGACATCAGCGAGCAAAAGCATTTCGAGCGCCAATTGAGTTTCAACGCCAGCCATGACCGCCTGACCGGTTTGCTTAACCGTGTTTCGCTTGAAGACCGGCTTGTTCTGGATTGTCACATCAGTCGTCGGCGTAAGCGTCGTCTGGCGGTGATGTGCATTGATCTGGATGGATTCAAATCCATCAACGATTCGATCGGACACTACTTCGGCGATCAGGTGCTGATTGAGGTGGCGCAGCGTATGCCCCGGCAGGTTCGTCCCGGCGATACCATCGTGCGCATGGGCGGTGACGAATTTATCGTGCTGCTGCCGGACCTGCTTCGTGATGAGGACGTCGTACCGGTGGTCGAGCGCTTGATGGCCAGCATTGCCAGACCCTACTGCATTCAGGGCATTGACCTGCACGTGAGTGCAAGTATCGGCATCACCCTGAGCGATGGTCATATCGAGCAGCCGATGCAACTGATCCAGCAGGCTGACATGGCCATGTACAAAGCCAAGCAGCAAGGGCGCAACAACTTTCAGTGGTACACCAGCGATCTTTATCAGCGCGTTTGCGAGCACGCGAGTCTGCGCAATGACCTGCAAAAGGCTATCGAAACTCAGTCGTTACAGCTGCATTATCAACCGCAGATAGACGCGCGCACGGGTCGGGTGGTCGGGATCGAAGCGTTGCTGCGTTGGGAGCATCCGGAAAAAGGATTTATCTCACCCGCGGTGTTTGTGCCGGTGGCAGAGGACAGTGGTCAGATCATTCCGCTGAGCCTTTGGGTACTCGATACGGCCTGCGCGCAGTTGCGCCAGCTAGGCGAGCAGGGCATCACCGGCATCTCGATGGCGGTGAATATTTCGCCGATGCATTTTCAGCGTGGCCATTTCGTCCAGTATGTACAAGCCACCCTGGAGAAACACGGACTCTGTGGTGAGCAACTGGAGTTGGAGATCACCGAGTCGCTTCTGTTGCATAACGCTGAACAGGCGATCGACACGTTGCACCGGCTCAAGGCGTTGGGGGTGTGCATTGCGCTCGATGATTTCGGCACCGGTTTTTCCAGCCTCAGCTACCTCAAGCGTTTGCCCATCGACAAGATCAAGATTGACCGCTCGTTCATCCAGGAAATCGCCACCGACCATCACGATGCTGCGATCACCCAAGGCATTATTTCCATGGCCCATCACCTCAGCCTGACGGTGGTCGCCGAAGGCGTGGAAACGGCGTCTCAGGTGGATTTCCTGAAGGGCAGTCGCTGCGATGTTTTTCAGGGGTATTACTTTGCCAAACCAATGCCCTACGCAGACATCGAAGCTTTCCTGAGCCATCCCGCGTCCCATCCCTGA
- the pstB gene encoding phosphate ABC transporter ATP-binding protein PstB, whose product MDCKLDKIFYGNFMAVRDSHVPIEKNKITGFIGPSGCGKSTVLRSLNRMNDLVKGFRFEGHVHFLGQDVYGKGVDPVVVRRYIGMVFQQPNPFSMSIFDNVAFGLRLNRYKGDIGDRVKHALQGAALWDEVKDKLKVSGLSLSGGQQQRLCIARAIATEPEVLLLDEPCSALDPIATRRVEELMVELKKDYTIALVTHNMQQAIRVADTTAFFSVDISQGTRTGYLVEMGPTTQIFDNPREQMTGDYISGKFS is encoded by the coding sequence ATGGACTGCAAACTGGACAAGATTTTCTACGGCAACTTCATGGCGGTACGTGACAGCCATGTGCCGATCGAAAAAAACAAGATCACCGGTTTCATCGGGCCATCCGGCTGCGGCAAGAGTACCGTGCTGCGCAGCCTTAACCGGATGAACGATCTTGTGAAAGGTTTCCGTTTCGAAGGCCACGTGCACTTCCTTGGGCAAGATGTCTATGGCAAGGGCGTTGATCCGGTGGTCGTGCGCCGTTACATCGGCATGGTGTTCCAACAGCCGAACCCGTTCTCGATGAGCATCTTCGACAACGTCGCGTTTGGTCTGCGCCTCAATCGCTACAAAGGCGATATAGGCGATCGGGTCAAGCATGCGCTGCAAGGCGCCGCCCTGTGGGATGAAGTCAAGGACAAGCTCAAGGTCAGCGGCCTGTCGCTCTCCGGCGGCCAGCAACAACGCCTGTGCATCGCCCGCGCCATCGCCACCGAGCCGGAAGTCCTGCTGCTGGATGAGCCGTGTTCGGCACTCGACCCGATCGCTACCCGGCGAGTCGAGGAACTGATGGTCGAGCTGAAGAAGGATTACACCATCGCGCTGGTCACCCACAACATGCAGCAAGCCATCCGCGTCGCTGATACGACGGCGTTCTTCTCGGTGGATATTTCCCAGGGCACGCGCACCGGCTATCTGGTTGAAATGGGTCCAACAACGCAGATTTTCGACAACCCACGTGAACAGATGACCGGCGACTACATCAGCGGCAAGTTCAGCTAA
- the pstA gene encoding phosphate ABC transporter permease PstA, whose translation MTDLTAATDLTAPAGAMPSLQRKFEGRALRSLILTTLVWGGALLASVPLISVLYMLITRGGARLNLEVFTELPPTGFEMGGGFGNAMAGTFVMVGIAAAIAVPVGIMAAIFLAELGPDSKLANAARFAAKMLTGLPSILAGVFAYALVVMTTGTYSAPAGGVALAVLMLPIVVLTAEESMRMVPKIMKDAAYGMGCTRSQVIWKIVLPTGMPAILTGVMLAVARAAGETAPLLFTALFSNYWIYHQGSLEVMNPTASLAVLIYNFSGMPFDNQLELAWAASLVLVMIVLVVNIISRIFGKPKY comes from the coding sequence ATGACCGACCTGACTGCTGCAACAGACTTGACGGCTCCAGCAGGCGCGATGCCCAGCCTGCAGCGCAAGTTCGAGGGCCGCGCCCTGCGCAGCCTGATCCTGACCACCCTGGTCTGGGGCGGGGCGCTACTGGCCAGCGTACCGTTGATTTCCGTGCTCTACATGCTGATCACCCGCGGCGGCGCTCGCCTGAACCTGGAAGTCTTCACCGAACTGCCGCCGACGGGCTTCGAGATGGGCGGGGGCTTCGGCAACGCGATGGCCGGTACCTTTGTGATGGTGGGTATCGCGGCGGCAATCGCGGTGCCGGTCGGCATCATGGCGGCGATTTTCCTGGCTGAACTGGGCCCGGACAGCAAGCTGGCGAACGCTGCGCGCTTTGCCGCCAAGATGCTCACGGGGCTGCCATCGATTCTGGCCGGGGTGTTTGCTTACGCCCTGGTGGTGATGACCACCGGTACTTATTCGGCACCGGCCGGTGGCGTGGCGCTGGCAGTCCTGATGCTGCCGATCGTCGTGCTGACGGCGGAAGAGTCGATGCGGATGGTGCCCAAGATCATGAAAGATGCCGCCTATGGCATGGGCTGCACGCGCTCGCAGGTGATCTGGAAAATCGTCTTGCCCACCGGCATGCCGGCGATCCTGACCGGCGTCATGCTGGCGGTGGCCCGGGCCGCGGGCGAAACAGCGCCGCTGTTGTTCACCGCGCTGTTCAGCAACTACTGGATCTACCACCAAGGCAGCCTCGAGGTCATGAACCCGACGGCATCGCTTGCCGTGCTGATCTACAACTTCTCCGGCATGCCGTTCGACAACCAGCTCGAACTCGCATGGGCGGCCTCACTGGTGCTGGTGATGATCGTGCTGGTCGTGAATATCATCAGCCGTATCTTCGGCAAGCCCAAGTATTAA
- the pstC gene encoding phosphate ABC transporter permease subunit PstC, translating into MNKPFVVPVNPDSACQPPSAKDFLVDRTFRALARIGVILVLALVFALVFEVGRKALPGMEKHGFDVLLGTVWDVNQGKYGILPAIWGTLYSAFIALLIAGFFGVSMAIFLTQDFLPPKLAAIFRTIVELLAAIPSVVYGLWGIYVVIPAIRPLTTWLNSELGWVPFFGTSLSGPGLLPAALVLAIMILPTIAAVSQDALTGVPMKTKQAAYGMGTTHWEAILKVMVPSAATGIFGSLVLGLGRALGETMALAMLVGNANNISLSLFAPANTLAALLALNFPEAGPNEIEVLMYAALVLMLITLIVNVFGSLIMMYAQRGNK; encoded by the coding sequence ATGAACAAACCCTTTGTCGTACCGGTTAATCCAGATTCTGCCTGCCAACCACCGTCCGCGAAGGACTTCCTGGTTGATCGCACCTTTCGTGCGCTTGCGCGTATTGGGGTCATTCTGGTTCTGGCGTTGGTATTTGCCCTCGTGTTCGAAGTGGGACGCAAGGCGCTGCCTGGCATGGAAAAGCACGGGTTTGATGTTCTCCTAGGCACCGTCTGGGACGTGAACCAGGGTAAATACGGCATCCTGCCGGCTATCTGGGGCACGCTCTACAGCGCCTTCATCGCATTGCTGATCGCGGGCTTTTTCGGCGTCAGCATGGCGATTTTCCTGACCCAGGACTTCCTGCCTCCCAAGCTCGCCGCCATTTTCCGGACCATTGTCGAATTACTCGCGGCCATCCCCAGCGTCGTCTACGGCCTGTGGGGGATCTACGTGGTGATCCCGGCGATTCGGCCACTGACCACCTGGTTGAACAGCGAACTCGGCTGGGTGCCATTTTTCGGCACATCCTTGAGCGGGCCGGGGCTGCTTCCTGCGGCGTTGGTGCTCGCCATCATGATTCTTCCAACCATTGCCGCTGTTTCGCAGGATGCGCTCACGGGCGTACCGATGAAAACCAAGCAGGCCGCCTACGGCATGGGGACCACCCACTGGGAAGCGATTCTCAAGGTGATGGTGCCATCGGCCGCCACGGGCATTTTCGGTTCTCTGGTACTTGGCCTGGGACGCGCGTTGGGTGAAACGATGGCGCTGGCCATGCTGGTAGGCAACGCGAATAACATTTCCCTTTCGCTGTTCGCACCGGCCAACACCCTGGCGGCCTTGCTGGCCCTGAACTTCCCCGAAGCCGGGCCGAACGAGATCGAGGTGTTGATGTATGCCGCACTGGTGCTGATGTTGATCACGTTGATCGTGAACGTCTTCGGCTCCTTGATCATGATGTACGCCCAACGGGGTAATAAGTGA
- the pstS gene encoding phosphate ABC transporter substrate-binding protein PstS, producing the protein MKSLMKSVALAVTLSLGATSASFAAESVRLTGSGASFPAPIYLTWFKDFSKKSEGVTVDYQSKGSGAGVQDFLNKTVDFAASDSAMKDEDIAKVAEGVQLLPMTAGEIVLAYNLPGNPKGLKLPRDVYSNIFLGKITRWNDPKIVAANPDLKLSDTPITVVVRADSSGTTAVFTKHLATINPEFKQALGEGNTVNWPASDKFIKSPKNDGVTATVRQTPGAIGYIEYGFAKLAKVDFAQLQNKAGHYVVPNAESGAEALAAVKMPDSLVSWLPDPDGAKSYPITSYTWMIFRKDNGNPAKAKAMREMVEYSLTEGQKIADSMGYIPLPQSVVEQVRKASANIQ; encoded by the coding sequence ATGAAAAGTTTGATGAAGTCTGTTGCGCTCGCCGTTACGCTTTCTCTTGGTGCCACTTCGGCGTCTTTCGCTGCAGAAAGCGTCCGTCTGACGGGTTCTGGCGCGAGTTTCCCGGCGCCGATCTACCTGACCTGGTTCAAGGATTTCAGCAAGAAATCCGAAGGTGTCACTGTGGATTACCAATCCAAGGGCAGCGGCGCGGGTGTACAGGACTTCCTGAATAAAACCGTTGATTTCGCCGCCAGTGACTCGGCAATGAAAGACGAAGATATCGCCAAGGTTGCCGAAGGCGTGCAGTTGCTGCCGATGACCGCCGGGGAAATCGTGCTGGCCTATAACCTGCCGGGCAATCCTAAAGGCCTGAAGTTGCCACGCGATGTGTACTCAAACATTTTCCTGGGCAAGATCACCCGCTGGAACGATCCAAAGATCGTCGCCGCCAACCCGGACCTGAAACTGTCCGATACGCCGATCACGGTGGTTGTGCGTGCGGATTCCAGCGGTACGACCGCGGTATTCACCAAGCACTTGGCAACCATCAATCCGGAGTTCAAGCAGGCGCTGGGGGAGGGCAACACCGTCAACTGGCCGGCCAGTGACAAGTTCATCAAGTCGCCGAAGAACGATGGTGTGACAGCTACTGTGCGCCAGACGCCGGGCGCGATTGGCTACATCGAATACGGCTTCGCCAAACTTGCCAAGGTTGACTTTGCCCAGTTGCAGAATAAGGCCGGCCACTACGTCGTGCCAAACGCCGAGAGCGGTGCCGAGGCTCTGGCAGCGGTGAAGATGCCGGATAGCCTGGTGTCCTGGTTGCCTGATCCAGACGGCGCCAAGTCGTACCCGATCACGTCCTACACCTGGATGATTTTCCGCAAGGACAACGGCAACCCGGCCAAGGCCAAGGCCATGCGTGAAATGGTCGAATACAGCCTGACCGAAGGGCAGAAAATTGCCGACTCGATGGGTTACATCCCGTTGCCGCAGTCGGTTGTCGAGCAGGTTCGCAAAGCGTCCGCCAACATTCAGTAA
- a CDS encoding Lrp/AsnC family transcriptional regulator, whose protein sequence is MEGLIKLDRIDISILVELQKDGRMTNVSLADAVGLSSSPCLQRVKRLESAGYISGYRAHLNLAKITDSVTVFTEVTLSDHKREDFAKFESNIRLVDEVLECHLISGGYDYLVRFMTCSIQHYQEVIEGLLDKNIGISKYFSYIVIKSPVLKDGVPLRRLLRH, encoded by the coding sequence ATGGAAGGTTTAATAAAACTAGACCGAATTGATATCAGTATCCTTGTTGAACTTCAAAAGGACGGTCGAATGACCAACGTCAGTCTCGCCGATGCCGTGGGCCTGTCATCCAGCCCCTGCCTGCAGCGAGTCAAGCGGCTCGAGTCGGCTGGTTATATTTCCGGCTACAGGGCTCATCTCAACCTGGCCAAGATCACTGACTCGGTCACGGTCTTCACTGAAGTCACTCTCAGCGACCACAAGCGGGAAGACTTCGCCAAGTTCGAATCCAATATTCGCTTGGTCGATGAGGTGCTGGAGTGCCATTTGATCAGCGGCGGGTACGATTACCTGGTGCGCTTCATGACGTGCAGTATCCAGCATTACCAGGAAGTGATCGAAGGGTTGCTGGACAAGAACATCGGCATTTCCAAGTACTTCAGTTACATCGTCATCAAATCCCCCGTGCTCAAGGATGGGGTTCCGCTGCGTAGGTTGTTGCGTCACTGA
- a CDS encoding HAD family hydrolase — MHLTDYRALLIDCDEVLVDRDSGVWTALQPLLDNHPDVPAREAVLAEFDEAVRGLYPRFSELGFSGLLCFAHRQLAERLGLKVSWEEGMSFARSASSWSLFEDAPGAMLYLRKFYRLLVYCDRDAEDRDPLCERLGIPPEDLHSRANNPLEDEAWLLANKLKPENIMQVSRPPASPPKSAGLCLIRRGHEPDNQAYSADFYITSMADLVAQHQLSLRR; from the coding sequence ATGCACCTGACTGATTATCGTGCGCTGCTGATCGATTGCGACGAAGTCCTGGTCGATCGGGATTCCGGTGTCTGGACGGCCCTGCAACCTTTGCTCGACAACCATCCGGACGTGCCAGCCAGGGAGGCGGTGCTGGCTGAGTTCGACGAGGCGGTGCGCGGGCTCTATCCGCGTTTTTCCGAACTGGGCTTCAGTGGTCTGTTGTGCTTTGCCCATCGTCAACTGGCAGAGCGCCTGGGGCTCAAGGTCAGTTGGGAGGAGGGCATGAGCTTTGCCCGTTCGGCCAGCAGCTGGTCGCTGTTCGAGGACGCGCCCGGTGCCATGTTGTACCTGCGCAAATTCTACCGGCTGCTGGTGTATTGCGATCGTGATGCCGAGGATCGTGACCCGCTCTGCGAACGCTTGGGAATTCCCCCCGAGGACCTGCATTCCCGCGCCAACAATCCATTGGAGGACGAGGCATGGTTGCTGGCGAACAAGCTCAAGCCTGAAAACATCATGCAAGTGTCCAGGCCGCCCGCGTCCCCGCCAAAATCGGCTGGCCTGTGCCTGATCCGTCGTGGCCATGAGCCTGATAATCAAGCATATTCCGCCGATTTCTACATCACCAGCATGGCCGACCTCGTCGCTCAGCATCAGCTATCTTTGCGGCGTTGA